The genomic segment CTGCGCACGCCTTTGGCCCGCTTGCGCCTGGAGACCGAGCTGAGCGTGTCAGACCTCGAGACCCGCGATTTGATGGCGGCCGACATTGCGCAGCTGGACGCCATCATCGACAAATTCCTCGATTACGCCAGGCCTGAGCCCACCGAGCTGGGCCCGGTCTTGTTGTCTGGCCTGATCAGCCGGTGCATCGCGCCTTGGCGCCACAACCCACGCATCGACATCCGAGTGGACGTGGCAGAAGACCTCCAAGTCAAGGCCGAAAAAGTGGAGTTGTCACGGGTGCTGTCCAACCTGCTTGAAAACGCCAGCCGCTACGGACAAAGCCCCAGCGATGGCATCACACGGGTCGAAATCGTCGCCCGGGTGCATGAAGGCTGGGTGTTGTTGCGCGTGCGCGATCAAGGCCCGGGTGTGTCCGACGAGGCGCTGAAAAACCTGACGCAACCGTTTTTCAGGGGCGATGCGGCCAGAACCTCCGCCACCGGCTCAGGCTTGGGCTTGGCCATCGTGGAGCGCTCGGTGCAACGCATGGGGGGGACTTTTTCGGTATTCAACAACAGTGCCGGCGGCTTGATGGCCCTGATGAAGTTCCGGCAAGCGCAAAACGAGGCTTGAGCCACACTGGGCATTCGGCCGCAGGGGCGGTCCCCCACAGGGAAGAAACTGCTGGCTGTGGAGGGGCATGTGGGAGCGAGCCCCTTTTCGCGCATGTGGGATCGCCTGTGGATCGTGGTGATCAATCCATTTTCAGCAAAACCACGGCACGCGCTTCCATGCTTTGGCCCATCCCCACGGGCCCGAGTTTTTCGGCCGTTTTGGCCTTCACATTCACCAGATCGGCTGGCACACCCAAGGCCTTGGCCACCCCTGCGTTGATGGCCGCCATGTGCGATGCCAGCTTGGGGGCCTGTGCCACGATGGTGCTGTCCACATTGACCAGTTCCCAGCCTTTCGCGCGCACCCGGCGCATGGCTTCTTGCAAAAGCAGCGATGAATCTGCCCCTTTGAATTGCGTCTCCGTGTCCGGAAAATGTCGCCCAATATCGCCCAAACCGGCAGCGCCCAGCACCGCATCGGTGATGGCGTGCAACAGCACATCGGCGTCAGAGTGCCCCAGCAGGCCTGAGGTGTGTGGGATCTCCACCCCGCCCAAAATCAGCTTGCGACCGGGCACCAAGGCGTGCACGTCCCAGCCTTCGCCAATGCGGATGTTCATGTTCTGCCTTTCAAAACCACCTCGGCAAACGCAAAGTCGGCCGGGTAAGTGACTTTCATATTCTGGACCGAGCCGGGCACAAGCCGTGGTGACAGGCCCAGGCGCTCCATGGCGCTCGACTCGTCGGTGATGCCGGCAAACCCTGTGGCAGCTGCATCAGCCAGGGCGGCATGCAAGGCCCCCACGCGGAACATCTGCGGGGTTTGCGCCAACCATTTGTCCTCACGCGTCACGGTGCTGGCAACGCGGGCGATCCGGTCGTCGAGGGTTTGCGATTTCAAAGTGTCGGACAGCGGCAAAGCCAAAAGGCCACCCACCAGGTCATCTTGGCAAGCTTCGATCAAGGCGGTCACTGCATCGGGCGTGATCAGGCAACGTGCTGCGTCGTGCACCAGCACCCAATCTTGAGCGGACACGCCCGACTGCAACATGGCGCACAAGCCATTGAACACGCTTTCGGCGCGGGTCGAGCCGCCACAGGCCACACGCCTGAAATGCGCAGGCCACGCAACTTCAGGCCATTCAAACCCATCGCCCGGCGACAGGATCACCCAGCCACTGGTCAGCTGCGGCAACAGCGCCAGTGCATGCAAGGTGTGCATGACCATCGGCTGCCCAGCCACAAGTTGGTATTGCTTAGGGACAGGTGTGCCCGCGCGGCTGCCTGTGCCGGCACAAGGCATCAGGGCGTGAAACCGTGGATCGTCTGAAGTGGATGACATGGCGCTTGATTGTAGAGCTCGGACCCACAAACGCCCAA from the Limnohabitans sp. 2KL-27 genome contains:
- the ispF gene encoding 2-C-methyl-D-erythritol 2,4-cyclodiphosphate synthase, coding for MNIRIGEGWDVHALVPGRKLILGGVEIPHTSGLLGHSDADVLLHAITDAVLGAAGLGDIGRHFPDTETQFKGADSSLLLQEAMRRVRAKGWELVNVDSTIVAQAPKLASHMAAINAGVAKALGVPADLVNVKAKTAEKLGPVGMGQSMEARAVVLLKMD
- the ispD gene encoding 2-C-methyl-D-erythritol 4-phosphate cytidylyltransferase, giving the protein MSSTSDDPRFHALMPCAGTGSRAGTPVPKQYQLVAGQPMVMHTLHALALLPQLTSGWVILSPGDGFEWPEVAWPAHFRRVACGGSTRAESVFNGLCAMLQSGVSAQDWVLVHDAARCLITPDAVTALIEACQDDLVGGLLALPLSDTLKSQTLDDRIARVASTVTREDKWLAQTPQMFRVGALHAALADAAATGFAGITDESSAMERLGLSPRLVPGSVQNMKVTYPADFAFAEVVLKGRT